The Zobellia alginiliquefaciens genome contains a region encoding:
- a CDS encoding rhomboid family intramembrane serine protease, giving the protein MNNLDIATIVVIAANVLVSLKGFNDTAFFERYKFGIGQIQAGQKDRMLTSGFLHVDIAHLFFNMFTLYFFAPVVVNWFGSGKFIGIYFISLLAGSLLALFFHKNESYYSAVGASGAVTGILYAAILLQPNMQLGIMFIPIPLPAYVFGIGYLLYSIYGMKSRLGNIGHTAHFGGAIGGYVSMLLFMPRLLVNEPLMVGLLALPIIILLVMAKLGKI; this is encoded by the coding sequence ATGAACAACCTAGATATTGCCACCATTGTGGTAATCGCTGCCAATGTTTTAGTCTCCTTAAAAGGATTTAATGATACCGCTTTCTTTGAACGTTATAAATTTGGCATAGGTCAGATTCAAGCCGGACAAAAGGATAGGATGTTAACCTCTGGTTTTTTGCATGTAGATATTGCCCATCTTTTTTTCAATATGTTTACGCTTTACTTTTTTGCGCCTGTGGTAGTGAACTGGTTTGGGTCCGGAAAATTTATCGGCATCTATTTTATTAGTTTGTTGGCCGGAAGTTTATTGGCTCTCTTTTTCCATAAAAATGAATCGTATTATAGTGCCGTTGGTGCTAGTGGAGCGGTAACCGGCATACTTTATGCGGCAATCCTTCTGCAACCTAATATGCAATTGGGTATTATGTTCATTCCAATACCTCTCCCGGCTTATGTTTTTGGTATTGGTTATTTATTGTATTCCATTTATGGAATGAAAAGCCGTTTAGGTAATATTGGCCATACGGCCCATTTTGGGGGAGCCATTGGTGGGTATGTAAGTATGCTTCTCTTTATGCCTCGATTATTGGTCAATGAGCCACTTATGGTAGGGTTGCTGGCATTGCCCATTATTATACTTCTTGTGATGGCAAAATTGGGAAAAATATAA